In Streptococcus porcinus, the genomic window CAATGACTACCAGCCAGCAAGTTGCCCAAGAAGATGGTGATGAACGTGCTAGAGATGCCTTTATTAGGTATGAAAGTAAATTGGATGCTTATCAGTTTCTCTTAGGAAAATTTGCCAACTATCATAATGGCAAGGGCTTTCATGATATGCCAGATGATTTATTTGGCAAACGAAATTACTAGTACTTTAATAGTTTTACTGATTGAAAATGAATATCTAGGATTGCCTTATAGAAGCTAATCTGTTAGAATAATTGTAATCAGAGTCCAGATGAGTTTATCTGTTACAGAAAGCGGTGTTGTTGAGAAATCCGTACAGATGTCAAATGGTGTTGCTGAGGCTAAACCTTATGAATAACAAAGTTGCAAATGTCTCAGGATATTTGAATTTGGGTGGTACCGCGGATATATCAATTCGTCCCTGTCTAGTATTGCTAGATGGGGTTTTTTGTATAGGAGGGAAATGATGCTTAAACCTTCTTATACTAGTTTTACAGTTTCTGTTTTTTTGGCTGACTCCAATGTCACTATCCTACTATCGACCAAAGTCATCAAAGAATATACCTAGAAAGTTAGAGGTTGTTAATGATAAAAATACTAGGAGAGCTTGAAAATAACCAACTGCCAGCTATAGAGACGAAAAGGTTAATTCTTCGGGGTCGTCACCTGTCAGATGCGGAAGATATCTTTGCTTTTGCAAAGTTGGCAGAGGTCTCATATCCTGCTGGATTTCCCCCCGTCGCAACTATTGAAGACGAAATTCACTATCTGGGCACCATTTACCCAGAAAATCTAAAAAAA contains:
- a CDS encoding DUF1912 family protein translates to MSFEKEFIKDFEAWVQTQIQVNQVAMTTSQQVAQEDGDERARDAFIRYESKLDAYQFLLGKFANYHNGKGFHDMPDDLFGKRNY